A genomic window from Silene latifolia isolate original U9 population chromosome Y, ASM4854445v1, whole genome shotgun sequence includes:
- the LOC141631122 gene encoding uncharacterized protein LOC141631122: MKVAAWNVRGFNTPLKQNEAKEYMRNNKLDLFAILETRVKHAKASKILNTKFGSWGSLTNYGSHYNGRIWLLYNSQTVALSHHLLEAQVISCRVHHFETGKDLNVSFVYGSNDAVQRKDLWGTLRGLASSDPWLVLGDFNIVRCPEEKLSPNPPLLQDMLDFNSVCLTVAG, encoded by the coding sequence ATGAAAGTGGCAGCTTGGAATGTAAGGGGTTTTAATACTCCCCTTAAACAAAATGAGGCTAAAGAGTATATGAGGAACAATAAGTTGGATTTATTTGCAATCTTGGAAACTAGAGTGAAACAtgctaaagcttcaaaaatattGAATACCAAGTTTGGAAGTTGGGGTAGTTTAACCAATTATGGGAGTCATTATAATGGGAGAATTTGGCTTCTATATAATTCCCAGACAGTTGCTCTCAGTCACCATCTTCTTGAGGCTCAGGTTATCAGTTGTAGAGTTCACCATTTTGAGACTGGAAAAGATCTTAATGTCAGTTTTGTTTATGGTAGTAATGATGCTGTTCAAAGGAAGGATCTCTGGGGTACTCTAAGAGGCTTAGCTTCCTCTGATCCTTGGTTGGTCCTAGGTGACTTTAATATAGTAAGATGTCCTGAGGAAAAGCTTAGCCCTAATCCTCCCTTATTGCAAGATATGTTGGATTTTAATTCTGTTTGTCTGACCGTCGCTGGATGA